Below is a window of Heteronotia binoei isolate CCM8104 ecotype False Entrance Well chromosome 14, APGP_CSIRO_Hbin_v1, whole genome shotgun sequence DNA.
gtttcttccttcctgtcatcTAAATATTAACACTATGTGCCTGAGCTCAGATGCTATGACAAATAAAAAGGTTTCAACCTAGAAGCACCCTATCTTTGCATCTGTAAGTCATAAGCCTTGCAGTAACTAGTAGTTCCCATAAATCTATCTGCTGCAGCCAAGTATTGTTACCCACCTCTTCTTACAAAGAACTAAGGGAAGCACACATGATACTCttcccctcacaacaaccttgtgagctaGACTAAGCTGAGAGTACACAACAGGGCAATAGCACTTGGAGACCCTGAAAGCTGATTTGAACCTAAGTGTTCATCTATGAACACGTCACTGTTTGACCCACCAAAACCAAGGCCTTGTATCTTACTTCTGTAAGCCAGATGCTTAGGAACACACACATACCTGGATCCTAAAAAGAAGTGGGAAAGATGTGCAACATTTCTCAAAATGATAACAGAAACCATTGTTGGCATTGGCAAGTATCAATGCTCTTGGAGCAGGTTTCACATTCATATGTGTCTATGGGCATATCCAGAGTGAGACACCCACCCCACTCCCATCCTGACTAAGAATACAAAACAAGGACTCCAAACACATGGATTTCAAGGGCTTTGGGTATACAATGAAACCTGAGCCCTGGATCTTGTCTGAACTGCCAAAAATTCCTGCAGTATTAGTTTTATTGTAGCATACTAAGCTGGAATTTTGCAGTATCTAAAAGACAGGCCAAATTTTGTTCCAGCACAAGTTTTTGTGAGTTCGGACTTCCTCTATGAGGTCAGGTCTGTCTATAAGGCACAAAACCGTGGAGTGGAATAAAGTTGCACTAAATGTTGGGgttcttttaaaggaaaaaattgCTCCTCCTGCAAAACTGCCACAGCACTCAGGGCTTTCATCCTTAAAAGGCATTCTGTTGCCACACCCCATCGTTGGGTTGACCCCTGGACAGAATCAACCCATTGGTCCATTGCTTCTCTGGTTGGCTGGCAACTGCTTCTGGGGGTCTAATGCTGGTAACTGAATCTGGAACTTTCTAGACATAAAGCATGTGCGTAATCACTGATCCACAGCCCCTCCTCAAGAACTAGCAGCTCATGTGACTACAGAAAACAAGGTTCCAACTGAAGATGACTTATATTTTGTTGGATcattggtttatcaaggtcagtgttgtctacttagactgccagtagctctccagggtcccagatctttcacatcaccagagattgagcctgggaccttctgtgtagaATAAAAGATGCTTTAACACTGAACCACAGCCTTAGTTGCGGCcactactgaccttgacagacatGTGAATACATAAAGTTGCTTTACACCAAGTTGGACCATTGGTGATGTGGCTCAGTTGCAGAGCATCTTCTCAGCATGcacaaagtcccaggttcaatccctggaatcttcaCTTAAAAGGATGAAGCAGTAGGTGGAGTGAAAACCTTCTTTCCAAGAGCCTGGACTACTCCTTCCACTTGGAGCAGACAAAACTGACCTAGAAAGACCATTGAGACAGTTGTGTGTGTTCAGATgtctaccaaggtcagtatttGACCTCCCAGACACATGATGCTACTCTGTACAGAGGTCAGAATCATGGTTTATCAAGGTTTATTCTGACTGGCAATTGGCTTTCTAAGGTCAAGTTCTTTCACTTTACCTcccatctgatccttttaactagacaTGCCAATGCCTGAACACAGGATCTTCATGCAACACAGATGTTCTAGCAGTGAGCCACATAGCTAATATCAGAGAGCAACTTACATTGTAACTAAAGTCTGTAATTTGTAAACAAGATACACTTAGcatatttttatcctgtccttcctccaaTCATCTCAGGTTGGCGGgcagcatttccccccctccatgtCATCTCACAGCAATACACAAGCAATCTACGCATAGCTATTCCAGCATCAGACTATGACCTGGGAGTCCCAGGGTTTAGGGATGCCAGGCCATCGCCTGGTACTCCCAGGAGTTTTGGGGGTGGGACCAAGGGTGGATGTAATGTTGGCACATAGCCAAAGTGCTTCTTGTTCCTCCTGCCAGCCCCAGAGGCAAGGAGAGATTGGAGGGAGAATGCCTGCCCAAACAAGCACTTGGCATCCCTACGCTAGTTTTCAATCTGCATTCTACCATTAAGTTTTAGGCAAATCATTCTTTCTCTTGCTAACGTTACCTAGCAGAGTTGTtccaaggataaaatggaggtggtgAGAATGACCACATAACTTTCTGGGCTCTTTCAGGACACGATAAAACCTATGCTAAGCAAATACCGGAGAAATATATAGAACAAAGAAATAtatagaagaaagaaaaagagcttttctttttttaaaaaatgcacagacCATTAACTGAGAGCCCCTAACTCACCGCTGTGCGAGCTAAACCACCGGGGCCcgaggtgcaaaggcagcgcaTCGGCCAGAGAGGTCCTGGAGCCCAGGTAGAGCATCCCGTCTCTGTGGTGACCGCCTCCCGTCTCCTGGTAACCGTTGCCATGGGCGTAAGGGGTGGAGTCcgcgcccgacccgccgccgccgcccgggcCCCGCTCCGAGTCtcccgcggcggcggcggccgaaGCAGCCGTGTAGAGCCCGAAGGGGACGCTGCCGGGCGCCGCCGGCTCCATGCCCAGCCCCACGCCCACGCCGGCCACCGAGCTGACGGAGCGGCTGCGCAAGCCCATGGTGgcccctccgccaccgccgcccgCGCCCCGGTACTGCCCGAAGTGGGGGGCTCCTCCGGGCGGCGGCACCGCGCTGTCGTCGCTCGACACGCCGCCCCGCGAGCGCCCCGCTGCCGTCGCGGCCGCCGTGCTCTGCTTGCCGCCCATGCCGAGCGGGGAGGTGGCGGGCAGGCGACGACTAGGAGCTAAGGGCGCCCCCGGAGCCGGGCATCCTGGCCTCGCCGGCGCCgtcggcgctgctgctgctgccgctgctgcagcCCCTCCTCCGCTTCCTTCTGCTCcaaccgccgccgccgccgccgcgccccaacgggcggcccGCCGCGCCTCCCGGGCTCATCCACGGCGGCAAGGCAGCAGGGCCAGCGCCGCCCCGCCTTCGGGGCCCGCCTCACGGAAGGGAGAAGCGGTGGCGGCGGCCGCCGCGGCTTTGCAGCTCGAGTCCTCTGGCGCTGCTCCGCATCCAGGCGGCGGCCAGGCCCGGCCTCTTGCAGCACCGCTGTCAAGGCGCGCCCTTTAGCCGGCCATAGAGCAAAGGGCGAGCCCTGGCCCTGCGGCTTTCCACGCTCAGCCGCCCCGCTTGGAGGCTGCCTTTTGTCTGAGATGCAGCCAGCTGGGGCGCCCGCCTCGCCGTCGGTCCAGCCAGCCCTCCTGACGGCTGCCGGGGAAGACAATAGAGGCACGCACGGCGCCTGCGCCACACGGGCTGCCCGCCCCCTCCTCTGCCGCCGCCACGGGTTGCGTCAAGGGCTGGCCCAGCTAAGCGGAGGGGTCGTCGGGACCGGGCTCCAGGTGGCCAGGCGGCGCCTAGCACTCTGGCCCTTAGGGACCTCGTGGCCACCTTGCAAACTGCAGCGCCCAGGAGCCGCGCCAAAGGGTCGCCGCGGTTACCGTGCAGTCCTACCAAAGGACTGCACGGCTCCAATAGAAGCCTATGCAGAGaaacaaaacaggagtccagtgttGGCTAACAATATTTTATCTGCCATGGATTGTACTGTTACTGTTCCACTCAGTACATAATTAAATTGTGGGCTTCAATGGCAGTGAATGTGCTCATGGCCTGGCCAAGAGcatggatggctttaaaagacAGATTTGTGGACTAGAGGTCCATCAAGAGCTGCTTGCCACTGTGATGAAATGTAACTATAGCAGTGGAATAACGAGGTCGcgcacttactgattgaaaacgaggtattttaatatttggcaccaatagcaaggttcatttgagcagcaaagctcccaaaaataatgaacccccGCTCACTTCTCAAACCATCCGTTTTAAGCAAAGCAGGCCTGCGGGCTGGCCCTCATAGTTATCAGattcaattcccccctcccctttctccctggttgTTTTCCAGTGTGTCTGCTTATCTATTCAGCAAAGAGTTTCCTTATAGAAACATGTCTGCcatcaatacacatctgtgactcACAACCATTTGGGCTGTCTGGTTTCTTATCACATTGCAACTTCAACATTACATCAGACgccctttttgctttttaaagacaagagcatattttcatttattattattgtagagttattcattaattattcaggggtctccccttcatAACCTGCATATTCAGAGGCAACAAACCCCTGAATACAAGTGCCAGAAGGAAGCTACAtctgggaaaggccttggcctctgcgcCCTGCTTGTTGGCCCTTTAGGACAGCTGGTTAGTCACTCTGTGAAAAatgatgctggactaaatggaccattggtctgatccaaaaggGTTTATCTTATATCATAGTGCA
It encodes the following:
- the ZNRF1 gene encoding E3 ubiquitin-protein ligase ZNRF1, with translation MGGKQSTAAATAAGRSRGGVSSDDSAVPPPGGAPHFGQYRGAGGGGGGATMGLRSRSVSSVAGVGVGLGMEPAAPGSVPFGLYTAASAAAAAGDSERGPGGGGGSGADSTPYAHGNGYQETGGGHHRDGMLYLGSRTSLADALPLHLGPRWFSSHSGFKCPICSKSVASDETEMHFIMCLSKPRLSYNDDVLTKDAGECVICLEELLQGDTIARLPCLCIYHKSCIDSWFEVNRSCPEHPSD